The following coding sequences lie in one Lelliottia jeotgali genomic window:
- a CDS encoding Hydrogen peroxide-inducible genes activator, producing MNIRDLEYLVALAEHRHFRRAADSCHVSQPTLSGQIRKLEDELGVMLLERTSRKVLFTQAGLLLVDQARTVLREVKVLKEMASQQGEAMSGPLHIGLIPTVGPYLLPQIIPMLHQTFPKLEMYLHEAQTHQLLAQLDSGKLDCAILALVKESEAFIEVPLFDEPMMLAIYEDHPWANRDRVPMSDLAGEKLLMLEDGHCLRDQAMGFCFEAGADEDTHFRATSLETLRNMVAAGSGITLLPALAVPRERKRDGVVYLPCIKPEPRRTIGLVYRPGSPLRSRYEQLAEAIRSSMDGHFDGALKQAV from the coding sequence ATGAATATTCGTGATCTTGAATACCTGGTAGCGTTAGCTGAGCATCGTCATTTTCGCCGCGCGGCAGATTCCTGCCACGTCAGCCAGCCCACGCTGAGCGGTCAAATCCGTAAGCTTGAGGATGAGCTGGGCGTGATGCTGTTGGAGCGCACCAGTCGTAAAGTGCTGTTCACCCAGGCCGGTTTGCTGCTGGTGGATCAGGCGCGCACCGTGCTGCGCGAGGTCAAAGTGCTCAAGGAAATGGCAAGCCAGCAGGGGGAAGCCATGTCCGGCCCGCTGCATATTGGCCTGATCCCAACCGTTGGCCCGTACCTGCTGCCGCAAATTATTCCGATGTTGCACCAGACCTTCCCGAAACTCGAAATGTATCTGCACGAAGCCCAGACCCATCAACTGCTGGCGCAGCTGGATAGCGGTAAGCTCGACTGTGCCATTCTGGCGCTGGTCAAAGAAAGCGAAGCCTTTATCGAAGTGCCGCTGTTTGATGAGCCGATGATGCTGGCGATCTATGAGGATCACCCGTGGGCGAATCGCGATCGTGTGCCGATGTCCGATCTGGCGGGCGAAAAGCTGTTGATGCTGGAAGACGGCCACTGCCTGCGCGATCAGGCGATGGGCTTCTGCTTTGAAGCGGGTGCGGATGAAGATACCCATTTCCGCGCAACCAGCCTGGAAACGCTGCGCAATATGGTCGCGGCGGGAAGTGGTATTACGCTGCTGCCTGCGCTGGCCGTACCGCGCGAGCGTAAACGTGATGGTGTGGTCTATCTGCCGTGCATCAAGCCTGAACCGCGTCGCACCATTGGTCTGGTTTATCGTCCAGGATCACCGCTGCGCAGCCGCTATGAGCAGCTGGCAGAGGCCATCCGTAGTTCGATGGATGGCCACTTTGATGGTGCGTTAAAACAAGCGGTTTAA
- a CDS encoding Soluble pyridine nucleotide transhydrogenase yields the protein MGLVKQGARVAVIERYHNVGGGCTHWGTIPSKALRHAVSRIIEFNQNPLYSDHSRLLRSSFADILNHADNVINQQTRMRQGFYERNHCEILQGDAHFVDEHTLALKCQDGSVETITAEKFVIACGSRPYHPTDVDFSHPRVYDSDSILSLHHEPRHVLIYGAGVIGCEYASIFRGMDVKVDLINTRDRLLAFLDQEMSDSLSYHFWNSGVVIRHNEEYEKIEGCDDGVIMHLKSGKKLKADCLLYANGRTGNTDSLALENIGLATDSRGQLKVNSMYQTALPHIYAVGDVIGYPSLASAAYDQGRIAAQALVKGEATAHLIEDIPTGIYTIPEISSVGKTEQQLTSMKVPYEVGRAQFKHLARAQIVGMSVGTLKILFHRETKEILGIHCFGERAAEIIHIGQAIMEQKGGGNTIEYFVNTTFNYPTMAEAYRVAALNGLNRLF from the coding sequence TTAGCCGCATTATTGAATTTAACCAGAACCCTCTTTACAGCGACCATTCCCGACTTCTTCGTTCTTCCTTTGCCGACATCCTTAACCATGCTGATAACGTCATTAATCAGCAAACGCGGATGCGCCAGGGGTTCTACGAACGCAACCACTGCGAAATATTGCAAGGTGACGCGCACTTTGTTGACGAACATACGCTGGCGCTTAAATGCCAGGACGGTTCCGTCGAAACGATCACCGCCGAGAAATTTGTCATCGCCTGTGGCTCACGTCCGTACCATCCGACCGACGTCGATTTTTCCCATCCGCGCGTGTACGACAGCGACTCGATCCTGAGCCTGCACCACGAACCGCGCCACGTGCTGATCTACGGCGCAGGGGTGATTGGCTGCGAATATGCGTCCATCTTCCGTGGAATGGACGTGAAAGTGGATCTGATTAACACCCGCGACCGGCTGCTGGCGTTTCTCGATCAGGAGATGTCCGACTCGCTCTCCTACCACTTCTGGAACAGCGGCGTGGTCATTCGCCACAACGAAGAGTACGAGAAAATCGAAGGCTGCGATGACGGCGTGATCATGCACCTGAAATCCGGCAAAAAACTCAAAGCCGACTGCCTGCTGTATGCCAATGGCCGTACGGGTAACACCGATTCGCTGGCGCTGGAAAATATCGGTCTGGCGACCGACAGCCGTGGTCAGTTGAAGGTCAACAGCATGTACCAGACCGCCCTGCCGCATATCTATGCTGTGGGTGACGTGATTGGTTATCCGAGCCTGGCATCTGCCGCTTACGATCAGGGCCGCATTGCCGCTCAGGCACTGGTCAAAGGCGAAGCCACCGCCCATCTGATCGAAGATATTCCGACCGGGATTTACACCATTCCTGAGATCAGCTCGGTAGGCAAAACCGAACAGCAGTTGACGTCAATGAAGGTGCCTTACGAGGTGGGTCGTGCGCAGTTTAAGCATCTGGCGCGGGCGCAAATCGTGGGAATGAGCGTGGGAACGCTGAAGATTTTGTTCCATCGCGAGACCAAAGAGATCCTCGGTATTCACTGTTTCGGTGAACGCGCGGCGGAAATCATTCATATCGGTCAGGCAATCATGGAGCAAAAAGGTGGCGGTAACACGATCGAGTACTTCGTTAACACCACCTTCAACTACCCGACGATGGCTGAAGCCTATCGGGTAGCGGCGCTGAACGGCTTAAACCGCTTGTTTTAA
- a CDS encoding Argininosuccinate lyase, with product MALWGGRFTQAADQRFKQFNDSLRFDYRLAEQDIVGSVAWSKALVTVGVLTADEQLQLEEALNNLLEEVRLNPQQILESDAEDIHSWVEGKLIDKVGQLGKKLHTGRSRNDQVATDLKLWCKDTVVELLSANRQLQSALVETAHSNQDAVMPGYTHLQRAQPVTFAHWCLAYVEMLARDESRLQDTLKRLDVSPLGSGALAGTAYEIDREQLAGWLGFASATRNSLDSVSDRDHVLELLSNASIGMVHLSRFAEDLIFFNSGEAGFVELSDRVTSGSSLMPQKKNPDALELIRGKCGRVQGALTGMMMTLKGLPLAYNKDMQEDKEGLFDALDTWLDCLHMGALVLDGIQVKRPRCQEAAQQGYANSTELADYLVAKGVPFREAHHIVGEAVVEAIRQGKPLEDLTLADLQKFSAVIGDDVYPILSLQSCLDKRAAKGGVSPKQVAQAIADAKDRLI from the coding sequence ATGGCACTTTGGGGTGGGCGTTTTACACAGGCAGCGGATCAGCGGTTCAAACAGTTCAACGACTCTTTGCGCTTCGACTACCGCCTGGCCGAACAGGATATCGTCGGCTCTGTGGCCTGGTCTAAAGCGCTGGTCACCGTTGGCGTACTGACGGCGGACGAACAATTGCAGCTTGAAGAGGCGCTGAATAATCTGCTGGAAGAGGTTCGTCTGAACCCGCAGCAGATCCTCGAAAGCGATGCCGAAGATATTCACAGCTGGGTGGAAGGCAAACTGATCGACAAAGTTGGCCAGTTGGGCAAAAAGCTGCATACCGGGCGTAGCCGTAATGACCAGGTCGCAACGGATCTGAAGCTGTGGTGTAAAGACACCGTCGTTGAATTGCTGTCGGCCAATCGCCAGTTGCAGAGTGCGCTGGTGGAAACCGCGCACAGTAATCAGGACGCCGTGATGCCGGGTTACACCCACCTGCAGCGCGCGCAACCGGTAACTTTTGCGCACTGGTGTCTGGCGTATGTTGAGATGCTGGCGCGTGATGAAAGCCGTTTGCAGGATACCCTGAAGCGTCTGGACGTGAGTCCGCTCGGCAGCGGTGCGCTGGCCGGAACCGCCTATGAAATCGACCGTGAACAGCTGGCCGGCTGGCTGGGCTTTGCTTCTGCCACCCGTAACAGCCTGGACAGCGTTTCCGATCGTGATCACGTGCTGGAGCTGCTGTCGAACGCCTCTATTGGCATGGTGCACCTCTCGCGCTTTGCCGAAGATCTGATTTTCTTCAACTCCGGTGAAGCCGGGTTTGTTGAGCTGTCCGACCGTGTAACATCCGGTTCTTCCCTGATGCCACAGAAGAAAAACCCGGATGCGCTGGAGCTGATTCGCGGTAAATGTGGCCGCGTGCAGGGCGCGCTGACCGGCATGATGATGACTCTGAAAGGCCTGCCTTTGGCTTACAACAAAGACATGCAGGAAGATAAAGAAGGGCTGTTCGACGCCCTCGATACCTGGCTTGACTGCCTGCACATGGGCGCGCTGGTGCTGGACGGCATTCAGGTAAAACGTCCTCGCTGCCAGGAAGCGGCGCAGCAGGGCTATGCAAACTCGACCGAACTGGCTGATTACCTGGTCGCGAAAGGCGTGCCGTTCCGTGAAGCACACCATATCGTGGGCGAAGCGGTGGTGGAGGCGATTCGTCAGGGCAAACCGCTGGAAGACCTTACGCTGGCTGACTTGCAGAAATTCAGCGCGGTGATTGGCGACGATGTGTATCCGATTTTGTCGCTGCAATCTTGTCTGGATAAGCGTGCGGCGAAAGGTGGCGTGTCGCCTAAGCAGGTAGCGCAGGCGATTGCGGATGCGAAAGATCGGTTGATTTAA
- a CDS encoding Acetylglutamate kinase, with translation MNPLIIKLGGVLLDSEEALERLFTALVNYRESHQRPLVIVHGGGCVVDELMKGLNLPVKKKNGLRVTPADQIDIITGALAGTANKTLLAWAKKHHIASVGLYLGDGDSVNVTQLDEELGHVGLAQPGSPKLINTLLEGGFLPVVSSIGVTEEGQLMNVNADQAATALAATLGADLILLSDVSGILDGKGQRIAEMTAAKAEQLIDQGIITDGMIVKVNAALDAARTLGRPVDIASWRHAEQLPALFNGTPIGTRILA, from the coding sequence ATGAATCCATTAATTATCAAACTCGGTGGTGTTCTGCTGGACAGCGAAGAAGCGCTGGAGCGTCTGTTTACTGCCCTGGTGAACTATCGTGAATCACACCAACGTCCGCTGGTGATTGTGCATGGCGGCGGCTGCGTGGTGGATGAGCTGATGAAAGGCCTGAATCTGCCGGTGAAGAAGAAAAATGGCCTGCGTGTGACGCCTGCCGATCAGATTGACATCATTACCGGTGCGCTGGCGGGAACGGCGAACAAAACGCTGCTGGCGTGGGCGAAGAAACATCACATCGCATCTGTGGGCCTGTATCTGGGTGACGGTGACAGCGTAAATGTGACTCAGCTCGACGAAGAACTGGGCCACGTTGGACTGGCGCAACCGGGTTCACCTAAGCTGATTAACACCCTGCTGGAAGGTGGTTTCCTGCCGGTTGTCAGCTCTATCGGGGTGACCGAAGAGGGACAGCTGATGAACGTGAACGCCGACCAGGCGGCCACGGCACTGGCGGCGACGCTGGGCGCGGATCTGATTCTGCTCTCTGATGTGAGTGGGATTCTGGATGGAAAAGGCCAGCGCATTGCCGAGATGACGGCGGCGAAAGCCGAGCAGCTGATCGATCAGGGCATTATTACCGACGGCATGATTGTGAAAGTGAACGCTGCGCTGGATGCCGCGCGCACGCTGGGCCGTCCGGTGGATATCGCCTCGTGGCGTCACGCAGAGCAACTCCCGGCGCTGTTTAACGGCACGCCGATTGGCACGCGTATTCTGGCTTAA